In a single window of the Nocardioides massiliensis genome:
- a CDS encoding OAM dimerization domain-containing protein, with translation MSTLVRPYGDTTGDGMVQMSFTLPVPHSKVAEGAAAQLAQKMGMDPALVVHAKPMGPDFTFFVVYGRVSHLVDLDAVRVVERDYPLLTPKEANLALRKGLRRRLVVVGACIGTDAHTVGIDAILNVKGWAGEKGLEYYREIKVVNLGAQVAVPDLVARAEAERADAVLVSQVVTQRDAHLHNTRELSAAFREAFPPARRPLLVVGGPRFDEGGAETLGVDRVFGRGTTPAEVASYLVHRTVTRHSSPEVRR, from the coding sequence ATGAGCACACTCGTCCGCCCCTACGGCGACACCACGGGCGACGGGATGGTGCAGATGTCCTTCACCCTCCCGGTGCCGCACTCCAAGGTCGCCGAGGGCGCCGCCGCCCAGCTCGCGCAGAAGATGGGCATGGACCCCGCCCTCGTCGTCCACGCCAAGCCGATGGGCCCGGACTTCACCTTCTTCGTCGTCTACGGCCGGGTCAGCCACCTCGTCGACCTCGACGCCGTGCGGGTGGTCGAGCGCGACTACCCGCTCCTGACGCCCAAAGAGGCCAACCTCGCGCTGCGCAAGGGCCTGCGCCGTCGGCTCGTCGTGGTCGGCGCGTGCATCGGCACCGACGCCCACACCGTCGGCATCGACGCCATCCTCAACGTCAAGGGCTGGGCGGGGGAGAAGGGGCTGGAGTACTACCGCGAGATCAAGGTGGTCAACCTCGGGGCCCAGGTCGCCGTACCCGACCTTGTCGCCCGAGCCGAGGCCGAGCGCGCCGACGCCGTCCTCGTCTCCCAGGTGGTGACGCAGCGCGACGCCCACCTGCACAACACCCGCGAGCTGTCCGCCGCGTTCCGCGAGGCCTTCCCGCCGGCTCGGCGGCCGCTGCTGGTGGTCGGCGGCCCCCGCTTCGACGAGGGCGGTGCCGAGACCCTCGGCGTCGATCGGGTCTTCGGCCGCGGCACCACGCCCGCCGAGGTGGCCAGCTACCTCGTCCACCGCACCGTCACCCGTCACTCGTCCCCGGAGGTACGCCGATGA
- a CDS encoding lysine 5,6-aminomutase subunit alpha produces the protein MTAATTAARIPLDPATVRTARRLARKAGRPIVRMAQQHTTVSVERATLRLAGLGGADAEGTPWVNRLLDAVRGDVGIEHGVCLPVYDALRRGEAADLTELAQKAAVGSVRFRLPEGTERTRAASLARKQVGAGIRRIDTRRRERDRLIARHGDAPRTPWIYLIVATGDIYEDIPQAQAAARAGADVVAVIRSTGQSLLDFVPEGATREGYAGTYATQENFRLMRAALDETSKELGRYIRLTNYASGLCMPEIAALAGLERLDMMLNDSMYGILFRDINPVRTFVDQRFSRQVHARAGIIINTGEDNYLTTADAVEAAHTVTVSQLLNEYFAKEAGLEDWQLGLGHAFEIDPEVTDSFRLELAHALLARQLFPRAPLKWMPPTRHMSGDIFRGYLLDAFFNLAGALTGQGILLVGMMTEAVVTPWLSDRDLALQNVRYVLDAAGGLAEDFRPAPDGFIAQRAQQVLGEAVDLLERITDTEQHRDGLLDAIADGTFGLMRRPADGGRGLDGVARKADGYLNPAIDLLEETS, from the coding sequence TTGACCGCCGCGACCACCGCCGCACGGATCCCCCTGGACCCCGCCACGGTCCGCACCGCGCGCCGGTTGGCGCGCAAGGCCGGGCGGCCGATCGTCCGCATGGCCCAGCAGCACACGACAGTGTCGGTCGAGCGCGCGACGCTGCGCCTGGCCGGACTCGGCGGCGCCGACGCCGAGGGCACACCCTGGGTCAACCGGCTCCTCGACGCGGTCCGCGGCGACGTCGGGATCGAACACGGCGTCTGCCTGCCGGTGTACGACGCCCTGCGCCGCGGCGAGGCGGCGGACCTGACCGAGCTCGCGCAGAAGGCAGCCGTGGGGTCGGTGCGGTTCCGCCTGCCCGAGGGCACCGAGCGCACCCGGGCGGCCTCCCTGGCGCGCAAGCAGGTCGGTGCCGGGATCCGGCGCATCGACACCCGCCGGCGCGAGCGCGACCGGCTCATCGCCCGCCACGGGGACGCCCCGCGCACACCGTGGATCTATCTCATCGTCGCGACCGGCGACATCTACGAGGACATCCCGCAGGCGCAGGCAGCAGCCCGCGCGGGGGCCGACGTGGTGGCGGTGATCCGCTCGACGGGGCAGTCCCTGCTCGACTTCGTGCCCGAGGGCGCCACCCGCGAGGGCTACGCCGGCACCTACGCGACGCAGGAGAACTTCCGGTTGATGCGGGCGGCGCTCGACGAGACCAGCAAGGAGCTCGGGCGCTACATCCGCCTGACCAACTACGCCTCTGGCCTGTGCATGCCCGAGATCGCCGCGCTCGCCGGCCTCGAGCGGCTCGACATGATGCTCAACGACTCGATGTACGGGATCCTCTTCCGCGACATCAACCCGGTGCGCACGTTCGTCGACCAGCGCTTCAGCCGCCAGGTCCACGCCCGCGCCGGCATCATCATCAACACCGGCGAGGACAACTACCTCACCACCGCCGACGCGGTCGAGGCCGCCCACACGGTGACCGTCTCCCAGCTGCTCAACGAGTACTTCGCCAAGGAGGCAGGGCTCGAGGACTGGCAGCTCGGGCTGGGCCACGCCTTCGAGATCGACCCCGAGGTGACCGACTCCTTCCGGCTCGAGCTCGCCCACGCCCTGCTGGCCCGGCAGCTGTTCCCGAGGGCCCCGCTGAAGTGGATGCCACCAACGCGTCACATGAGCGGCGACATCTTCCGCGGCTACCTGCTCGACGCGTTCTTCAACCTCGCCGGCGCACTGACCGGGCAGGGGATCCTGCTCGTCGGGATGATGACCGAGGCGGTGGTCACGCCGTGGCTCTCCGACCGCGACCTCGCGCTGCAGAACGTCCGCTACGTCCTCGACGCCGCCGGCGGGCTCGCCGAGGACTTCCGCCCGGCCCCCGACGGGTTCATCGCCCAGCGCGCCCAGCAGGTGCTGGGCGAGGCGGTCGACCTGCTCGAGCGGATCACTGACACCGAGCAGCACCGCGACGGACTGCTCGACGCGATCGCCGATGGCACCTTCGGTCTGATGCGCCGCCCGGCCGACGGCGGCCGCGGCCTCGACGGCGTCGCCCGCAAGGCCGACGGCTACCTCAACCCGGCCATCGACCTGCTGGAGGAGACGTCATGA
- a CDS encoding amidohydrolase produces MRMLLRGGQVLSPAHPRATALGVEEGQVAFVGDETEAEGWATYADLVVDLAGRLVTPAFVDAHVHLAQTGLSAASVDLGTPTLVAALDALAAHARQDHHAVLLGHGWDESQWPERRPFTRAEVDRATGGKPAYLARIDAHSAVVSSAFLDAVPRLAGIQGYAEEGWLTRTAHDTARQALFELLPGSTRADALLRALREAAAQGIGQVHEMGAPHLSPADDFTRLDALALAHDGALPQVVRYWGSAATDETFSIAREHGCIGLAGDLCADGAIGSRTSALRAPYTDEPDTSGALYLDHDTVRDHVVACTRAGVQGGFHVIGDRAADTVVAGIAAAVEQLGVDAVRAARHRLEHVEMLDHGDAGRLAAWGVTASMQPAFDALWGGDAALYAQRLGRERAGRMNAVGTLLGAGVRVAFGSDTPVTPFAPWAAVRAAVHHQTPAQRIDPAAAFAAHTCGGWEAAGLSGGDLRPGAPASLVVWDVTPQSPEAPALDLGSPLPTAHLTLVHGRIAHEETGALR; encoded by the coding sequence ATGAGGATGCTGTTGCGCGGTGGGCAGGTGCTCAGCCCGGCGCACCCGCGCGCCACCGCCCTCGGTGTGGAGGAGGGGCAGGTCGCCTTCGTCGGCGACGAGACCGAGGCCGAGGGGTGGGCGACGTACGCCGACCTCGTGGTCGACCTCGCGGGGCGCCTCGTGACCCCGGCTTTCGTCGACGCCCACGTCCACCTCGCGCAGACCGGGCTCAGTGCCGCGAGCGTCGACCTCGGCACCCCGACCCTGGTCGCGGCACTCGACGCGCTGGCCGCGCACGCGCGTCAGGACCACCACGCCGTGCTGCTCGGCCACGGGTGGGACGAGAGCCAGTGGCCCGAGCGGCGTCCGTTCACCCGCGCCGAGGTCGACCGCGCCACCGGCGGCAAGCCCGCCTACCTCGCCCGCATCGACGCCCACTCCGCGGTGGTCTCCAGCGCGTTCCTCGACGCCGTACCCCGCCTGGCCGGCATCCAGGGCTACGCCGAGGAGGGCTGGCTGACCCGGACCGCCCACGACACCGCGCGGCAGGCCCTCTTCGAGCTGCTCCCGGGCTCGACCCGCGCCGATGCCCTGCTGCGCGCCCTGCGTGAGGCGGCGGCGCAGGGGATCGGCCAGGTCCACGAGATGGGCGCGCCCCACCTCTCCCCGGCCGACGACTTCACCCGCCTCGACGCGCTCGCGCTCGCCCACGACGGGGCGCTGCCGCAGGTCGTGCGCTACTGGGGCTCGGCCGCCACCGACGAGACGTTCAGCATCGCCCGCGAGCACGGCTGCATCGGGCTGGCCGGGGACCTGTGCGCCGACGGGGCGATCGGCTCGCGCACCTCCGCGCTACGGGCGCCCTACACCGACGAGCCGGACACCTCCGGGGCGCTCTACCTCGACCACGACACCGTCCGCGACCACGTCGTCGCCTGCACCCGCGCAGGGGTCCAGGGCGGCTTCCACGTGATCGGTGACCGGGCAGCCGACACGGTGGTGGCCGGGATCGCCGCCGCTGTCGAGCAGCTCGGGGTCGACGCGGTGCGCGCCGCGCGGCACCGGCTCGAGCACGTCGAGATGCTCGACCACGGTGACGCCGGGCGCCTCGCCGCGTGGGGTGTCACCGCGAGCATGCAGCCGGCCTTCGACGCGCTCTGGGGCGGCGACGCCGCGCTCTACGCCCAGCGTCTCGGTCGCGAGCGGGCCGGGCGCATGAACGCCGTCGGCACCCTCCTGGGCGCCGGGGTCCGCGTGGCGTTCGGCTCCGACACCCCGGTCACGCCGTTCGCGCCGTGGGCCGCGGTGCGCGCCGCGGTGCACCACCAGACCCCGGCCCAGCGCATCGATCCGGCCGCAGCGTTCGCGGCCCACACCTGCGGTGGGTGGGAGGCGGCCGGGCTGTCCGGCGGCGACCTGCGCCCGGGGGCGCCGGCCAGCCTCGTCGTCTGGGACGTCACGCCACAGTCCCCCGAGGCGCCGGCCCTCGACCTCGGTTCGCCGCTGCCGACGGCACACCTGACCCTCGTCCACGGACGCATCGCGCACGAAGAGACCGGAGCACTGCGTTGA
- a CDS encoding L-erythro-3,5-diaminohexanoate dehydrogenase yields the protein MTIAVSDPTGVHRVLAPVGALPQAAERLDTRAALWPDEVRVRVSRLNLDAASFRQLREAHPDPVERRRAVCAIVAARGKMQNPVTGSGGMLIGTVEEVGHASTLGLSVGDRVATLVSLTLTPLVIDDELASWDADSEQVPCSGHAILFGRSIAARLPDDLPEPLALAALDVCGAPALTSRVTRTYADPVVVVIGGGGKSGSLALAAARAAGAARTIGVVPHDAEARALRDADLADAVVVCDARDPLALRDAVTCAGGPADVTVVCVDVPGCEGGAVLATNDRGTVVFFSMATSFSAAALGAEGVAADVTMLVGNGYVPGHADLALDLVRSTPGVRALFEQRLAQEAR from the coding sequence GTGACCATCGCGGTCTCCGACCCCACCGGCGTCCACCGGGTGCTCGCGCCTGTGGGCGCGCTCCCGCAGGCGGCCGAGCGCCTCGACACGCGCGCCGCGCTCTGGCCCGACGAGGTGCGGGTGCGGGTCAGCCGCCTGAACCTGGACGCCGCGTCGTTCCGTCAGCTGCGTGAGGCACACCCGGACCCGGTCGAGCGCCGGCGCGCGGTCTGCGCGATCGTCGCCGCCCGCGGCAAGATGCAGAACCCGGTCACGGGGTCGGGCGGGATGCTGATCGGCACCGTCGAGGAGGTCGGCCACGCCTCGACCCTGGGGCTGTCCGTGGGCGATCGGGTCGCCACCCTCGTCTCGCTGACCCTCACCCCATTGGTGATCGACGACGAGCTGGCGTCATGGGACGCCGACTCCGAGCAGGTGCCCTGCTCCGGTCACGCCATCCTCTTCGGCCGCTCCATCGCCGCCCGCCTGCCCGACGACCTGCCGGAGCCGCTCGCCCTCGCCGCCCTCGACGTCTGCGGCGCGCCGGCGCTCACGAGCCGCGTCACCCGGACGTACGCCGACCCGGTGGTCGTCGTCATCGGGGGAGGGGGCAAGTCCGGCTCGCTGGCGCTCGCCGCTGCGCGGGCGGCGGGCGCGGCGCGCACCATCGGGGTCGTCCCGCACGACGCCGAGGCACGGGCGCTGCGTGACGCCGACCTGGCCGATGCCGTCGTGGTCTGCGACGCCCGTGATCCGTTGGCACTGCGCGACGCCGTCACCTGCGCGGGCGGACCCGCCGACGTGACGGTCGTCTGCGTCGACGTCCCGGGGTGCGAGGGCGGCGCCGTGCTCGCGACCAACGACCGGGGCACGGTCGTCTTCTTCTCGATGGCCACCTCGTTCAGTGCCGCCGCGCTCGGCGCCGAAGGGGTGGCGGCCGACGTGACCATGCTCGTCGGCAACGGCTACGTCCCGGGGCACGCCGACCTGGCGCTCGACCTGGTCCGCAGCACGCCCGGGGTCCGAGCGCTCTTCGAGCAGCGACTGGCGCAGGAGGCGCGATGA
- a CDS encoding KamA family radical SAM protein, giving the protein MTIETSIGLGTGQPYTYHRRELVEPDWRRLPGWRDVTDEQWRSVQWQRAHCVKNLAQLRALWGDLVGEEFYADLERDQRERATMSMLVPPQMMNTIAPHATGTEPGSWTDAVYADPVRRYMIPVLSDRRTDFASHPYAQRDSLHEHDMWVAEGLTHRYPTKVLAELLPTCPQYCGHCTRMDLVGNSTPTVDKLKFDLRPVDRHDAMLDYLRRTPTVRDVVVSGGDVANLPWRRLEEFLTRLLEIENVRDIRLASKALVGLPQHWLSDDVREGMERVAGVARRRGVALAIHTHANHANSVTPLVAEATQAMLEAGVRDVRNQGVLLDGVNADPHALLDLCFALLDGAGVMPYYFYMCDMIPAAEHWRVSVADAQRLQHHIMGYLPGFATPRIVCDVPFVGKRWVHQVAAYDRVRGISSWTKNYRTSLEGDDVDLGEQTYPYYDPIHTLPLEGQAYWRERAQTTAPA; this is encoded by the coding sequence ATGACTATCGAGACTTCGATCGGGCTCGGCACCGGTCAGCCCTACACCTATCACCGTCGCGAGCTCGTCGAGCCGGACTGGCGGCGGCTGCCGGGGTGGCGTGACGTCACCGACGAGCAGTGGCGCTCGGTGCAGTGGCAGCGCGCGCACTGCGTGAAGAACCTCGCGCAGCTGCGGGCACTATGGGGGGACCTGGTCGGCGAGGAGTTCTACGCCGACCTCGAACGCGACCAGCGCGAGCGCGCGACGATGTCGATGCTGGTGCCGCCGCAGATGATGAACACCATCGCGCCGCACGCCACGGGCACCGAGCCAGGGTCGTGGACCGACGCGGTGTACGCCGACCCCGTCCGGCGCTACATGATCCCCGTGCTGTCCGACCGGCGGACGGACTTCGCCTCCCACCCCTATGCGCAGCGCGACTCGCTGCACGAGCACGACATGTGGGTGGCCGAGGGCCTGACGCACCGCTACCCCACCAAGGTCCTGGCCGAGCTGCTGCCGACGTGCCCGCAGTACTGCGGCCACTGCACGCGGATGGACCTGGTCGGCAACTCGACCCCGACGGTCGACAAGCTCAAGTTCGACCTGCGCCCGGTCGACCGGCACGACGCGATGCTCGACTACCTGCGGCGCACGCCGACGGTGCGCGACGTGGTCGTCTCCGGCGGTGACGTCGCGAACCTGCCCTGGCGCCGGCTCGAGGAGTTCCTCACCCGGTTGCTGGAGATCGAGAACGTCCGTGACATCCGGTTGGCCTCCAAGGCGTTGGTCGGTCTCCCCCAGCACTGGCTGTCGGACGACGTACGCGAAGGCATGGAGCGGGTCGCCGGCGTGGCCCGCCGCCGCGGGGTCGCGCTGGCCATCCACACCCACGCCAACCACGCGAACTCGGTGACACCGCTGGTCGCCGAGGCCACGCAGGCGATGCTCGAGGCGGGGGTGCGCGACGTGCGCAACCAGGGCGTCCTGCTCGACGGCGTCAACGCCGACCCGCACGCGCTGCTCGACCTCTGCTTCGCACTGCTCGACGGGGCCGGCGTGATGCCCTACTACTTCTACATGTGCGACATGATCCCGGCCGCGGAGCACTGGCGGGTCTCGGTCGCCGACGCCCAACGGCTGCAGCACCACATCATGGGCTACCTGCCCGGCTTCGCGACGCCGCGGATCGTCTGCGACGTCCCGTTCGTCGGCAAGCGCTGGGTCCACCAGGTCGCGGCCTACGACCGGGTCCGCGGGATCTCGTCGTGGACCAAGAACTACCGCACCTCGCTGGAGGGCGACGACGTCGACCTCGGGGAGCAGACCTATCCCTACTATGACCCGATCCACACCCTCCCGCTCGAGGGCCAGGCCTACTGGCGTGAGCGGGCGCAGACGACCGCACCTGCGTAG
- a CDS encoding Lrp/AsnC family transcriptional regulator produces the protein MEDTDQQILRLLAEDGRMSFTDLAKATGLSTSAVHQRVKRLESRGVIKGYGATIDYEQLGKPLTAFISITPIDVSEPDDYPERLRSVTEIESCWSVAGTESYILKVRVATPGDLENLLSRIRSVANVATRTTIVLSTAYENRPV, from the coding sequence GTGGAAGACACCGACCAGCAGATCCTGCGCCTGCTCGCCGAGGACGGCCGCATGTCGTTCACCGACCTCGCCAAGGCCACCGGGCTCTCGACGTCGGCGGTCCACCAGCGGGTCAAGCGGCTCGAGTCGCGTGGCGTGATCAAGGGGTACGGCGCGACGATCGACTACGAGCAGCTCGGCAAGCCGCTGACGGCGTTCATCTCGATCACCCCGATCGACGTGTCGGAGCCCGACGACTATCCCGAGCGACTGCGGTCGGTCACCGAGATCGAGAGCTGCTGGTCCGTCGCCGGGACCGAGTCCTACATCCTCAAGGTCCGGGTAGCGACCCCCGGTGACCTGGAGAACCTGCTGTCGCGGATCCGCTCGGTCGCCAACGTCGCCACCCGCACGACGATCGTGCTGTCCACGGCCTACGAGAACCGCCCGGTCTGA
- a CDS encoding 5'-3' exonuclease, with product MTNRMLLLDTASLYFRAFFGMPDSLRADDGTPVNAVRGLMDFISRLVADYEPTHLACCWDDDWRPQWRVDLLPSYKAHRVVEVVPGATDVEEVPDPLEVQVPIIRDVLTAWGLPIVGAAEHEADDVIGTLATGAGMPVDIVTGDRDLFQLVDDAAEVRVLYTARGVGRHERVDTAWVVGKYGVLPQQYADFATLRGDTSDGLPGVPGVGEKTAATLLLRFGDLEGIRAAAEDPASEIAPGVRRKLKEAAPYLDVAPRVVAVVRDLDLGAPDLRLRGLADADAAASLTERWGLGTSAERLTEVLSA from the coding sequence GTGACCAACCGGATGCTGCTCCTGGACACCGCCTCCCTCTACTTCCGGGCCTTCTTCGGGATGCCGGACTCGCTGCGGGCCGACGACGGCACGCCGGTCAACGCGGTGCGCGGGCTCATGGACTTCATCAGCCGGCTGGTCGCCGACTACGAGCCCACCCATCTCGCCTGCTGCTGGGACGACGACTGGCGTCCGCAGTGGCGCGTCGACCTGCTGCCGTCCTACAAGGCGCACCGCGTGGTCGAGGTCGTGCCCGGTGCGACCGACGTCGAGGAGGTGCCGGACCCGCTGGAGGTGCAGGTCCCGATCATCCGCGACGTGCTGACTGCCTGGGGGCTGCCGATCGTCGGCGCCGCCGAGCACGAGGCCGACGACGTCATCGGCACGCTGGCCACCGGCGCCGGGATGCCGGTCGACATCGTGACCGGCGACCGCGACCTCTTCCAGCTCGTCGACGACGCTGCCGAGGTGCGGGTGCTCTACACCGCCCGCGGCGTCGGTCGACACGAGCGGGTCGACACCGCGTGGGTGGTCGGGAAGTACGGCGTCCTCCCCCAGCAGTACGCCGACTTCGCCACCTTGCGGGGCGACACCTCCGACGGGCTGCCCGGCGTGCCCGGTGTGGGCGAGAAGACCGCGGCCACCCTGCTGCTGCGCTTCGGCGACCTCGAGGGGATCCGCGCAGCCGCCGAGGACCCGGCCTCGGAGATCGCTCCCGGCGTCCGGCGCAAGCTCAAGGAGGCCGCGCCCTACCTCGACGTCGCGCCGCGGGTCGTCGCGGTGGTGCGCGACCTCGACCTCGGCGCCCCCGACCTGCGGCTGCGCGGCCTGGCAGACGCCGACGCCGCGGCGTCGCTGACCGAGCGCTGGGGGTTGGGGACCTCGGCCGAGCGGCTCACCGAGGTGCTCAGCGCCTGA
- a CDS encoding DEAD/DEAH box helicase, with product MGADPRRDPDEALSPADRYAAFRSRREHPVLAEFVDLQAFGLDDFQLRACREVEDGRGVLVAAPTGSGKTIVGEFAVHLALSQGRKAFYTTPIKALSNQKYADLVRRYGPERVGLLTGDRTINGEAPVVVMTTEVLRNMLYAGSRTLAGLGFVVMDEVHYLADRARGAVWEEVIIHLPESVAVISLSATVSNAEEFGDWLATVRGEVTTIVEERRPVPLYQHVMVGRKLVDLFADSDDYDPGFPREGAQVNPELVRIARDDWASTRIRDRRSPRGQKGGQRGGQGGGHGRDRGRNVGNGRRVWVPSRPAVVDRLDRADLLPAIVFVFSRAGCDAAVKQCLDGNLWLNSPEEREEAIAYVEAQCASIPRDDKVVLGYHDFLEGLARGVAAHHAGLLPAFKEIVEQLFLRGLCKVVFATETLALGINMPARSVVIERLSKWNGETHADITPGEYTQLTGRAGRRGIDVEGHGIVLWQQGLDPKRLAGLASTRTYPLNSSFRPSYNMAVNLVHQLGRHTAREVLESSFAQFQADRAVVGLSRQLRKAENALEGYAEAAQCHLGDFMEYAAMRRKLSDVESRQVKARRHDRRNDVITSLMALRPGDIIDVPAGKFAGIAVVVDPGNTRRGEEPRPMVLTLDRQARRLNLMDFPTPVEAFARLRVPKGFEARNPQDRRDLASALRSRTKGVAPPPRPFQTEDRRTTPAAKDEIDRLRAQLRAHPCHACPDREDHARWAERHFKLHRDAQTLARRIEQRTNTIARQFDRVCEVLTDLGYLEETSEPEEGVGAEAGPRTVVTPRGARLMRLYSDLDLVAAEALREGLWDDLAPSELAAVLSTLAYEARRPEDANAPRLPGGRVQPAIEDTVALWRELEMLEREHKLDFLREPDPGFAWAAYRWAEGDELDDVLRVIDLPAGDFVRWMKQLLDLLGQVANAAGESPVRRTAREAVTLLRRGIVDYDAEA from the coding sequence ATGGGCGCCGATCCCCGCCGCGACCCCGACGAGGCGCTGAGCCCCGCCGACCGGTACGCCGCGTTCCGGTCCCGCCGCGAGCACCCCGTGCTGGCGGAGTTCGTGGACCTGCAGGCCTTCGGACTCGACGACTTCCAGCTGCGCGCGTGCCGCGAGGTCGAGGACGGGCGCGGTGTCCTCGTCGCCGCACCGACCGGGTCGGGCAAGACGATCGTGGGCGAGTTCGCCGTGCACCTGGCCCTGAGCCAGGGGCGCAAGGCGTTCTACACCACGCCGATCAAGGCGCTGTCGAACCAGAAGTACGCCGACCTCGTGCGCCGCTACGGGCCCGAGCGTGTGGGGCTCCTGACCGGAGACCGCACGATCAACGGTGAGGCGCCGGTCGTCGTCATGACGACCGAGGTGCTGCGCAACATGCTCTACGCGGGGTCCCGGACCCTCGCTGGTCTCGGGTTCGTCGTCATGGACGAGGTGCACTACCTCGCCGACCGCGCCCGCGGAGCGGTCTGGGAGGAGGTGATCATCCACCTGCCGGAGTCGGTGGCGGTCATCTCGCTGTCGGCGACCGTGTCCAACGCCGAGGAGTTCGGCGACTGGCTGGCCACCGTGCGCGGCGAGGTCACCACCATCGTCGAGGAGCGGCGCCCCGTGCCGCTCTACCAGCACGTCATGGTGGGACGGAAGCTCGTCGACCTGTTCGCCGACAGCGACGACTACGACCCCGGCTTCCCGCGCGAGGGCGCGCAGGTCAACCCCGAGCTCGTGCGGATCGCCCGCGACGACTGGGCCAGCACCCGGATCCGCGACCGCCGCAGCCCGCGCGGCCAGAAGGGCGGACAACGGGGAGGACAGGGCGGCGGACACGGTCGTGACCGCGGCCGCAACGTCGGCAACGGGCGCCGGGTCTGGGTGCCCAGCCGGCCCGCGGTCGTCGACCGGCTCGACCGGGCCGACCTGCTCCCGGCCATCGTCTTCGTCTTCAGCCGCGCAGGCTGTGACGCCGCGGTGAAGCAGTGTCTCGACGGCAACCTGTGGCTCAACTCCCCGGAGGAGCGCGAGGAGGCGATCGCCTACGTCGAGGCGCAGTGCGCCTCGATCCCGCGCGACGACAAGGTGGTCCTGGGCTACCACGACTTCCTCGAGGGACTCGCGCGCGGCGTGGCCGCGCACCACGCGGGACTGCTACCGGCGTTCAAGGAGATCGTCGAGCAGCTCTTCCTGCGCGGACTGTGCAAGGTGGTCTTCGCGACCGAGACGCTCGCGCTGGGCATCAACATGCCGGCGCGGTCCGTCGTGATCGAGCGACTGTCGAAGTGGAACGGCGAGACGCACGCCGACATCACGCCGGGGGAGTACACCCAGCTCACCGGGCGCGCCGGTCGCCGCGGCATCGACGTCGAGGGCCACGGAATCGTGCTGTGGCAACAGGGCCTGGACCCCAAGCGCCTCGCCGGGCTCGCCTCGACCCGCACGTACCCCCTCAACTCGTCGTTCCGCCCCTCCTACAACATGGCTGTCAACCTGGTGCACCAGCTCGGACGACACACCGCACGCGAGGTGCTGGAGTCGTCGTTCGCGCAGTTCCAGGCCGACCGCGCGGTGGTCGGCCTGTCGCGCCAGCTGCGCAAGGCCGAGAACGCCCTCGAGGGGTACGCCGAGGCGGCGCAGTGCCACCTCGGGGACTTCATGGAGTACGCCGCCATGCGGCGCAAGCTCTCCGACGTCGAGTCCCGCCAGGTCAAGGCCCGCCGGCACGACCGGCGCAACGACGTCATCACGTCGCTGATGGCGCTGCGGCCCGGTGACATCATCGACGTCCCGGCCGGCAAGTTCGCCGGGATCGCGGTCGTCGTGGACCCGGGCAACACTCGGCGCGGCGAGGAGCCGCGACCGATGGTCCTCACGCTGGACCGGCAGGCACGTCGGCTCAACCTGATGGACTTCCCGACCCCGGTCGAGGCGTTCGCCCGCCTGCGGGTGCCGAAGGGCTTCGAGGCGCGCAACCCGCAGGACCGCCGCGACCTCGCCTCGGCGCTGCGCAGCCGCACGAAGGGGGTGGCGCCGCCGCCACGACCGTTCCAGACCGAGGATCGGCGCACGACGCCGGCGGCGAAGGACGAGATCGACCGCCTCCGCGCGCAGCTGCGCGCGCACCCCTGCCACGCGTGTCCGGACCGCGAGGACCACGCCCGCTGGGCCGAGCGGCACTTCAAGCTGCACCGTGATGCGCAGACACTGGCGCGCCGGATCGAGCAGCGCACCAACACCATCGCCCGCCAGTTCGACCGCGTGTGCGAGGTGCTCACGGACCTCGGCTACCTCGAGGAGACCTCGGAGCCCGAGGAGGGCGTCGGCGCCGAGGCCGGCCCGCGCACGGTGGTGACACCCCGCGGGGCGCGGCTCATGCGCCTCTACAGCGACCTCGACCTGGTCGCCGCCGAGGCGCTGCGCGAGGGGTTGTGGGACGACCTCGCGCCGAGCGAGCTGGCGGCAGTGCTGTCCACGCTGGCCTACGAGGCCCGTCGCCCGGAGGACGCGAACGCCCCGCGCCTGCCGGGTGGGCGCGTCCAGCCGGCGATCGAGGACACCGTCGCCCTGTGGCGCGAACTGGAGATGCTCGAGCGCGAGCACAAGCTCGACTTCCTGCGCGAGCCCGACCCCGGGTTCGCCTGGGCCGCCTACCGGTGGGCCGAAGGTGACGAGCTCGACGACGTCCTGCGCGTCATCGACCTGCCGGCCGGCGACTTCGTGCGCTGGATGAAGCAGCTGCTGGACCTGCTCGGCCAGGTCGCCAACGCGGCGGGGGAGTCCCCGGTGCGGCGTACGGCGCGGGAGGCCGTGACGCTGCTGCGACGCGGCATCGTGGACTACGACGCCGAGGCCTGA